One window from the genome of Sesamum indicum cultivar Zhongzhi No. 13 linkage group LG15, S_indicum_v1.0, whole genome shotgun sequence encodes:
- the LOC105178113 gene encoding U-box domain-containing protein 28, which produces MVKDDLYVTVPTYFRCPISLDVMKSPVSLCTGVTYDRSSIQRWLDGGNNTCPATMQVLHNKELIPNHTLQRLIKIWSDSVLTRQSDSPPPPPDSLTSDQARDLIRQLENDLQGLEKSSLFCTSVVVTNLSRLVLFAGEAEENGRFLGEAGARILPLLVACIGKVKDLSFLEKIVLFCNVLMKNLGKDDAEEHANALKSMFGTGNCDLKAAIMMGLKQGKLELRIAVARFLELMAARLCLELHSSPISEDDEIYSELLRLITTSDLNPDAMDASLSFLTRLVVLKRNRVKMIRAGGVKVLTAALSQSELSAPLSEKVLKLLEMSSGCKEGRNEICTSETCVRAIVKKVLKVSNAATEHAVTVLWSLCCLFGEKRAASALAESNGMAKILLLLQSNCSPAVRQMCRDLLRVFRCSSKNSCVSWYDTKTTHIMPF; this is translated from the coding sequence ATGGTGAAGGACGATCTGTACGTAACTGTGCCAACTTATTTCCGCTGTCCCATCTCTCTGGACGTCATGAAGTCGCCGGTGAGTTTGTGCACCGGTGTCACTTATGACCGCAGCAGCATCCAGCGCTGGCTTGACGGCGGGAACAACACTTGCCCCGCCACCATGCAGGTGCTTCATAATAAGGAGCTTATCCCTAATCATACCCTCCAGCGTCTCATCAAAATCTGGTCCGACTCGGTTCTGACTCGCCAGTCTGACTCGCCTCCCCCTCCGCCTGACTCGCTCACCTCTGACCAGGCCCGTGACCTCATCCGCCAACTCGAGAATGATCTTCAGGGTTTGGAGAAATCTTCGCTTTTTTGTACTTCGGTGGTCGTGACGAATCTCTCTAGGCTTGTTTTGTTCGCCGGTGAAGCGGAGGAGAACGGGAGGTTTTTGGGGGAGGCCGGTGCCAGGATTCTGCCGTTGCTGGTGGCTTGTATTGGGAAAGTGAAGGATTTGAGTTTCTTGGAGaaaattgttttgttttgcaaTGTCTTGATGAAGAATCTAGGCAAGGACGACGCCGAAGAACACGCAAATGCATTGAAATCAATGTTTGGAACGGGGAACTGTGATTTGAAGGCGGCGATTATGATGGGTCTGAAGCAAGGGAAGCTGGAGCTAAGAATAGCAGTGGCCAGATTCCTCGAGCTCATGGCGGCGCGTTTGTGTTTGGAACTGCATTCCTCTCCGATTTCAGAGGACGACGAGATCTACTCCGAGCTCCTGAGGTTAATAACCACCTCTGATCTGAACCCTGACGCCATGGACGCCTCCCTGAGTTTCTTGACGCGATTGGTAGTGCTAAAGAGGAACAGAGTCAAGATGATCCGCGCTGGAGGAGTAAAGGTGCTGACGGCGGCGCTCTCGCAGTCGGAACTCAGTGCCCCACTCTCTGAAAAAGTGCTCAAGCTACTCGAAATGTCGTCGGGCTGCAAAGAAGGACGAAATGAGATCTGCACGAGCGAAACCTGCGTGCGGGCGATAGTGAAGAAGGTTTTGAAGGTCTCGAACGCGGCGACTGAGCACGCAGTGACGGTGCTGTGGAGCCTGTGCTGTTTGTTCGGCGAGAAGAGGGCCGCTTCGGCGCTGGCGGAGAGCAACGGGATGGCGAAGATCCTTCTGCTGCTGCAGAGCAATTGCTCGCCGGCGGTGAGGCAAATGTGCCGCGATTTGCTCAGAGTTTTCCGGTGCAGCTCCAAGAATTCTTGCGTTTCTTGGTATGATACGAAGACGACTCATATTATGCCCTTTTGA